From the genome of Camarhynchus parvulus chromosome 8, STF_HiC, whole genome shotgun sequence, one region includes:
- the RAD54L gene encoding DNA repair and recombination protein RAD54-like, whose amino-acid sequence MRRSLAPSQLAKRKAGDEDEEEEEEDWQPPTGRKRQKAAAEVESGECYRSPFRKPLAPLTNRPQCLDSSQHEAFIRSILSKPFKVPIPNYKGPLGLRSLGVKRAGLRGPLHDPFEEGALVLYEPPVLSAHDQLKIDKDKAPVHVVVDPVLSRVLRPHQREGVKFLWDCVTSRRIPGSHGCIMADEMGLGKTLQCITLMWTLLRQSPDCKPEIEKAVVVSPSSLVRNWYNEVEKWLGGRIQPLAIDGGSKEEIDRKLAGFMSQHGRRVPSPILIISYETFRLHAEVLQKGTVGLVICDEGHRLKNSENQTYQALNSLNTPRRVLISGTPIQNDLLEYFSLVHFVNSGILGTAQEFKRHFEMPILKGRDADASEAERHKGEERLKELISIVNRCLIRRTSDILSKYLPVKIEQVVCCRLTPLQTELYKNFLKQAKPVEELKEGKISVSSLSSITSLKKLCNHPALIYDKCVEEEEGFIGALGLFPSGYSTKSVEPQLSGKMLVLDYILAVTKSTSNDKVVLVSNYTQTLDLFEKLCRSRRYLYVRLDGTMSIKKRAKIVERFNSPSSPEFIFMLSSKAGGCGLNLIGANRLVMFDPDWNPANDEQAMARVWRDGQKKMCFIYRLLSTGTIEEKIFQRQTHKKALSSCVVDEEQDVERHFSLGELKELFTLNETTTSDTHDKIKCRRCVNGHQVRPPPAGSDCTSDLSQWQHCADRRGLQDPVLRAAWDAAVTFTFHHHSHEEQRGIP is encoded by the exons ATG AGGAGGAGCCTGGCCCCCAGCCAGCTGGCCAAGAGGAAGGCGGGcgatgaagatgaggaagaggaggaagaggactGGCAGCCCCCGACG GGCCGGAAGAGGCAGAAGGCAGCTGCTGAGGTAGAGAGTGGAGAGTGTTACCGGTCGCCTTTCCGCAAACCCTTGGCCCCGCTGACCAACAGACCCCAGTGCCTGGACAGCAGCCAGCAT GAGGCTTTTATCCGCAGTATTTTGTCCAAACCCTTCAAAGTCCCCATTCCAAATTATAAAG GGCCCCTGGGCTTGCGCTCCCTGGGAGTCAAACGGGCAGGACTGAGGGGTCCTCTCCATGACCCATTTGAGGAGGGAGCTCTGGTTCTGTACGAGCCCCCTGTGCTGAGTGCCCATGACCAGCTGAAAATAGACAA GGACAAGGCACCTGTCCATGTTGTGGTGGATCCTGTCCTCAGCCGTGTTTTACGACCCCATCAGAGAGAA GGGGTGAAATTCCTCTGGGACTGTGTGACGAGCCGGCGGATCCCTGGGAGCCATGGCTGCATCATGGCAGACGAAATGGGGCTGGGCAAAACTCTGCAGTGCATCACACTCATGTGGACACTTCTCCGGCAAAGCCCGGACTGCAAGCCCGAAATCGAGAAAGCCGTGGTGGTGTCTCCCTCCAGCCTGGTGAGAAACTGGTACAATGAAGTAGAGAAATGGCTGGGGGGAAGGATCCAGCCACTGGCCATTGATGGAGGCTCCAAAGAAGAGATTGACCGTAAACTAG CTGGCTTTATGAGCCAGCATGGCCGGCGAGTGCCTTCACCCATCCTGATTATCTCCTACGAGACCTTCCGACTGCACGCCGAGGTGCTGCAGAAGGGCACTGTTGGGCTGGTCATATGTGATGAG GGCCACAGACTGAAGAACTCGGAAAACCAAACTTACCAGGCTCTCAACAGCTTAAACACACCTCGGCGAGTCCTTATCTCAGGCACCCCTATTCAGAATGACCTGCTGGAGTATTTCAGCCTGGTGCACTTTGTCAATTCAGGCATCCTGG GAACTGCACAGgaatttaaaagacattttgaaatgcCCATCTTGAAAGGAAGAGATGCAGATGCAAGTGAAGCTGAGCGACACAAGGGAGAAGAGAGGCTTAAAGAGCTAATCAGTATTGTGAACAG GTGTTTAATTCGGAGAACTTCAGACATCCTGTCCAAATACCTGCCAGTGAAGATTGAACAGGTGGTCTGCTGCAG ACTGACACCTCTGCAGACTGAGCTGTACAAGAACTTCCTGAAGCAAGCCAAGCCAgtggaggagctgaaggagggCAAAATCAGTGTTTCATCTCTCTCTTCCATCACGTCCTTGAAGAAGCTCTGTAATC ATCCTGCTCTTATCTATGATAAGTGtgtggaagaggaagaaggattTATTGGAGCCCTGGGCTTGTTCCCTTCTGGCTACAGCACCAAATCTGTGGAGCCCCAACTTTCAG GAAAGATGCTGGTTTTGGATTACATCCTTGCTGTTACCAAAAGCACCAGTAATGACAAAGTGGTTTTAGTGTCTAACTACACTCAGACGCTGGATCTATTTGAAAAGCTCTGCCGGAGCAGAAG GTATCTGTATGTCCGGCTGGACGGCACCATGTCCATTAAAAAGCGAGCGAAGATCGTGGAGCGGTTCAACAGCCCCTCG AGCCCCGAGTTCATCTTCATGTTGAGCAGCAAAGCAGGTGGCTGTGGTTTGAACCTGATCGGGGCCAACAGGCTGGTGATGTTCGACCCCGACTGGAACCCGGCCAACGACGAGCAGGCCATGGCTCGTGTGTGGAGGGACGGCCAGAAGAAGATGTGCTTCATCTACCGACTGCTCTCG ACAGGGACCATAGAGGAGAAGATATTCCAGCGCCAGACCCACAAgaaagccctgagcagctgcgTGGTGGATGAAGAGCAGGATGTAGAAAGGCATTTCTCCCTTGGAGAGCTGAAGGAGCTCTTCACACTGAATGAGACCACCACCAGTGACACCCATGACAA GATCAAGTGTCGGCGCTGTGTGAACGGGCACCAGGTGCGGCCCCCTCCCGCCGGCTCCGACTGCACCTCGGACCTGTCGCAGTGGCAGCACTGCGCGGACAGGCGCGGCCTGCAGGACCCCGTGCTGAGGGCGGCTTGGGACGCTGCTGTCACCTTCACCTTCCATCATCACTCCCATGAGGAGCAGCGAGGGATTCCCTGA